The nucleotide window CTCATGTTGATAGTaggcatttaatattttcagaacaACACAAGCAGCACCAATCCTGTCCTTACTGGCACTGCTGCAAGAGAAGAACAAGCAGCCCAGCCCAACCGCAGCCAGACAAATGCCAGGTACAATCATAATCATGATAAAGCCACacttatcctttttcttttttttggccttgccacacagcttgcgggatctcagttcccctaccagggactgaacccaggccacagcagtgaaagcctagaatcctaaccactaggccaccagggaactacCAAGCCACACTTCTGTTTCCTTCAACAAGCCCAGATGACTTCAAAGTGCACCAAAACAAAGCTCTGAAAATTGATTCTCGACAATTAGTCATCCTAAAGGTAAACAGTGATTCCTTACACTTAGTCATTCCAACAGTAAACAATGGCGCTGGCAGACAGCCATAAAATAAGGGGAGGCTTGGAAAACTGCACAGCATCTCACATTCCTTAGAGCTCCTTATGTTGGCCCTGATGTTCTCCGCCAGGGAAGGAAGATGGAAAGGCAGTCTGAGGCCTGTAAAAATCTAAGATTTtaattcaaactttaaaaattagctaGCAATTGGCAGCTACTGCACAAGCTAAGGCTGGAAATCTAGTTTCCCTGCCCTGTCATTTAAAGCAGTCATTCTTAACACTTTCTCTACTATGATAAACCTAAGACACACCCTCCCCGCACCTACTCATTTAGGAATGCTAAAGTAGACGAATGGAGGTAATACACTAGAGGAATTTTTGTCCTCTTCCATCCCTAATTTAGTCAGTCATAATAACCAAGCAGCACCACTTGAATGCCTTGCTTTGGACCCCACTGCTTAGACCCATCGattttatttctcaaatccaTTCACCTCTCACTGCCACCACcctagtccaagccaccatcatctcatgCCTGAACCACCACAGAAGCCTCCTCTCCcgtctccctgcttccatcctGGCCCCACTCCAGGTGAGTTTCCATACTGTAGCTGCAGTGATTTTGGAAACAGCACTGTGTCCTTCACTCTAAAATAACCAATGCCCTGTGCATAACTGTTTATTAGGTGACAGCCATGTGAGACCTTGCCAAGAATccctcattttgcaaatgagaaaattcaAGGCCAAAGGAATACTGGAACCATGTACCCCAGATTAGCTAGAACTGAGGTCACAATTCAGAACTCACCAACTGCACAGCCAGGCCTCATTTCAATGAGCCACGCTACTTCTCCCAGATACGTAGCTCATTCTGTAGGGTGTTAACGGAagacaaatgaaataatatgtattGATTTAGAGCCTGCTTTTAGGgccacaaaatattaaaatagattaCCAGGAGACAAGAGGGGTGAGGCCCCAGCCTGAGTTGATGCTTTAAGGGCCACTCACACGTAGATCCTCCTGTCTCAGGATCCACCTTCTCTAGCCAACTAGAGGACAGGGGCGGCATTCCAGATCCAGGACTACGTGATCCACGTGGGGAGCATAGGATTTCACTGGTTGGATGTGCAGGATTTGTGTCTTCCACGGTTTCCCGTGCACCTGTTGAAGAAGAGTGGCAATTCGACTTTCTGCAGCTTCCGCCCACCTTTGCCACTCTGGCTTGGTGGTGGCTGACAGCATTTTTCTCCTAGAATCTCtggcagctccatttttcaactggttGGTGATCATTTGCTGAGGAGAAGACCAATACTCCTTTTCCATTTCACTGCTTCCAGGAGGCTGGAGAGTCTTCCCTGGGAAAGATTCCACATTTTGGTGAATATGCAAAATGCCTCCAGCATCCTGTCTTAGCGTTTGGCAGGCAATGGGCCAGCCTTCTTCAGAGCTGGGAATCAGCCCCAGGTTCACCCTGTCCGCAATGCTTGAGAGCTTCAGTTTTCTGTTATCCCCAAAGTGTATCTGGCATCGATCAGCTACTCCATTGAGCTCAAGGTTATTTCTCAGAGCAACTACAGCATGCGGGTTCCACTCGCAGGCATGGACGAAGGCAGCACCAGCATGAACTAGGAAAGGCAAGGTAAAATAACCAATCCCTGCATAGAGATCCACCAGCACTTCTCCAGCACAGGGCAGCGATGCCACACGAAGCTTCTCGGTGATGTTTCCGAAGGAGA belongs to Balaenoptera ricei isolate mBalRic1 chromosome 17, mBalRic1.hap2, whole genome shotgun sequence and includes:
- the TRMT12 gene encoding tRNA wybutosine-synthesizing protein 2 homolog; the encoded protein is MRHSNMDRAGGKSAAVVAVVTEPRFTQRYREYLEKQKLLERQHRVEKMPDGTVALPVLGESLHEQHLRELRNRVAPGSTCVLTQLLNPVLSKKAQACSPAQRLCLEVRRWVEGRGVTWSGKLEADLPRSWQRHGDLLLLSEDCFQAKQWRNLEPELWETVASALDVQRLAKRGRVSPDGTRTPAVSLLLGDHGWVEHVDNGIRYKFDVTQCMFSFGNITEKLRVASLPCAGEVLVDLYAGIGYFTLPFLVHAGAAFVHACEWNPHAVVALRNNLELNGVADRCQIHFGDNRKLKLSSIADRVNLGLIPSSEEGWPIACQTLRQDAGGILHIHQNVESFPGKTLQPPGSSEMEKEYWSSPQQMITNQLKNGAARDSRRKMLSATTKPEWQRWAEAAESRIATLLQQVHGKPWKTQILHIQPVKSYAPHVDHVVLDLECRPCPLVG